From the Ruminiclostridium josui JCM 17888 genome, one window contains:
- a CDS encoding S1 domain-containing RNA-binding protein: protein MPLEVGKIVEGKVTGITAFGAFVQLPEGKTGLVHISEVAQEYVKDVSAHLKENQIVKVKVLSIDTNGKVSLSIKKAIEENPTIVKSRPPVELDWNAGKNNSSNASFEDRLAKFLKDSDEKLHDLKKSVESKRGSSGYRKSAQY from the coding sequence ATGCCACTTGAAGTAGGTAAGATTGTTGAGGGTAAAGTGACTGGTATTACAGCATTTGGGGCATTCGTCCAACTACCCGAAGGAAAAACAGGACTTGTTCACATTTCTGAAGTAGCTCAAGAATACGTTAAAGATGTTAGTGCTCATCTAAAAGAAAATCAGATAGTAAAAGTTAAGGTTTTATCTATTGATACGAATGGTAAGGTAAGTCTATCAATTAAAAAAGCTATTGAAGAAAACCCCACCATAGTTAAATCCAGACCGCCGGTAGAGCTTGATTGGAATGCAGGGAAAAATAATTCCTCTAATGCTTCCTTTGAAGACCGTTTGGCAAAATTTCTGAAGGATAGCGATGAAAAATTGCATGACCTGAAAAAAAGTGTCGAATCCA
- a CDS encoding FtsB family cell division protein, with protein MKKRKKFTVWTFILIAAFCYFVYTVYHQQSLLEAGNSKLSALKANIHSEEVKKQQLEKQKSLINTEEFAEKIARDKLGYVKDGEKIYIDTNK; from the coding sequence ATGAAAAAACGAAAGAAATTCACTGTATGGACGTTTATTTTAATTGCTGCATTTTGCTACTTTGTATATACCGTTTACCATCAACAGTCGTTGCTGGAGGCAGGTAATTCAAAGTTATCTGCTTTGAAAGCAAATATTCATTCTGAGGAAGTAAAAAAACAGCAGTTGGAGAAACAAAAGTCTCTGATAAATACAGAGGAATTTGCTGAAAAGATTGCAAGAGATAAGCTTGGATATGTTAAAGATGGTGAGAAAATTTATATAGACACCAATAAGTAA
- the yabQ gene encoding spore cortex biosynthesis protein YabQ produces the protein MNLIVEQVYIFFYAVLAGGVLAFLYDILRIKRRAIKTNVIILSVEDIIFWLLSAIIVFLTVYNSNDGQMRGFIFIGNILGVILYLSLFSKFVIASSMMVINFIKRIVLFIWRVVTYPFKLIYKIISVPLRFMGRCFGKLGRLLFRVFGKAVHKAKGAAQTRIKKAKLWDRFIRKVRKKT, from the coding sequence ATGAATTTAATTGTTGAACAGGTATACATATTTTTTTATGCTGTTTTGGCGGGTGGAGTTTTAGCTTTTTTATATGATATTTTAAGAATAAAAAGAAGAGCAATTAAGACAAATGTAATAATTCTCAGCGTGGAAGATATAATTTTCTGGCTGCTGTCTGCAATTATTGTGTTTTTAACTGTATATAACAGTAATGATGGACAGATGAGAGGTTTTATTTTTATAGGAAATATCCTTGGAGTTATTTTATATTTATCTCTTTTTAGCAAATTTGTAATTGCTTCTTCAATGATGGTTATTAATTTTATCAAAAGAATAGTATTATTTATTTGGAGGGTGGTAACTTATCCTTTCAAATTAATTTATAAAATTATATCAGTACCCTTAAGGTTTATGGGGAGATGTTTTGGGAAATTGGGCAGATTGTTATTCCGGGTATTTGGAAAAGCGGTGCATAAGGCAAAAGGGGCAGCGCAGACCAGAATTAAAAAGGCAAAGCTTTGGGATAGATTTATAAGAAAAGTTCGAAAAAAGACTTAA
- the yabP gene encoding sporulation protein YabP — MEDKKTVKPMNQTITLDNREKLRVTGVIDVESFNEESIIAVTELGVLIIRGAELHISKLNLDSNELVVDGDIFSLEYSDGETGKSKSFFGKMFK; from the coding sequence ATGGAAGATAAAAAGACTGTAAAACCTATGAATCAAACCATTACCCTTGATAACAGGGAGAAGTTACGTGTAACAGGGGTAATTGACGTAGAGAGTTTTAATGAAGAAAGTATTATAGCAGTAACTGAATTAGGTGTTCTTATTATTAGGGGAGCAGAACTGCACATTAGCAAACTGAACCTTGATTCTAATGAGCTTGTTGTGGATGGAGATATTTTCTCACTTGAATACAGTGATGGAGAAACCGGCAAGTCTAAGTCTTTTTTCGGTAAAATGTTTAAATAA
- a CDS encoding RNA-binding S4 domain-containing protein has protein sequence MRIDKYLKVSRLIKRRTVANEVCEQGRVKINDRVAKPGSEVKVGDIVEIQFGNNTTKIEITRITEHVAKDDAKEMYMLI, from the coding sequence ATGAGAATAGACAAGTACTTAAAAGTTAGCAGACTAATCAAACGACGGACAGTAGCCAATGAGGTTTGTGAGCAAGGAAGAGTTAAAATAAATGATAGAGTAGCCAAACCCGGCTCAGAAGTAAAAGTTGGAGACATAGTTGAAATTCAATTTGGAAACAACACAACTAAAATTGAAATAACACGTATAACAGAGCATGTTGCAAAAGATGATGCAAAAGAAATGTACATGCTAATATAA
- a CDS encoding HU family DNA-binding protein — MNKSELVDKMAEKSGLSKKDSDRALNAMLESIEEALTSGDKVQLIGFGSFEVKQRAARKGRNPQTMEEISIPESKAPVFKAGKDLKEMINK; from the coding sequence ATGAATAAGTCGGAATTGGTAGACAAAATGGCAGAGAAGTCGGGACTTTCAAAAAAAGACTCAGATAGAGCTTTAAATGCAATGCTGGAAAGCATAGAAGAAGCGTTGACCAGTGGGGACAAGGTTCAGCTTATTGGCTTTGGATCATTTGAAGTAAAACAGAGAGCAGCCAGAAAAGGCAGAAACCCACAAACAATGGAGGAAATTAGTATTCCGGAGAGTAAAGCTCCTGTATTTAAGGCCGGAAAAGACTTAAAGGAAATGATTAACAAATAG
- the mazG gene encoding nucleoside triphosphate pyrophosphohydrolase, with protein MSEVKLDRLIDIMKTLRSENGCPWDREQTYESLKRYFIEETYEYLEAVDLKDKKKMVEELGDVLLQVVFHGVIAEENGDFTMDDVINGICDKLIHRHPHVFGNVKADTSDQVLVNWEEIKKKEKGLVSQASVLEDVPKNLPALMRSYKVQQKAAQVGFDWDKTSDVFAKIREEIDELEKEVVNSNKAGIEEEMGDLFFSVVNLSRFCKVHPELSLTQSTNKFIKRFEYIEKKAAELGKDLNDMTLSEMDELWNEAKMNKCE; from the coding sequence CAGACATATGAAAGTTTAAAGAGGTATTTCATAGAGGAAACTTATGAGTACCTTGAAGCAGTAGATTTAAAGGATAAGAAGAAGATGGTTGAAGAACTTGGAGATGTACTTTTACAGGTGGTCTTTCATGGGGTTATAGCAGAGGAGAACGGAGATTTTACCATGGATGACGTGATTAATGGCATCTGTGATAAGCTTATTCACCGTCACCCTCATGTTTTTGGAAATGTAAAGGCCGATACCTCTGACCAAGTTCTTGTGAACTGGGAAGAAATAAAGAAAAAGGAAAAAGGACTTGTAAGCCAAGCCTCAGTACTTGAGGATGTTCCTAAAAACCTGCCTGCACTTATGAGAAGCTACAAGGTTCAGCAAAAGGCGGCCCAAGTGGGATTTGACTGGGATAAGACATCCGATGTTTTTGCAAAAATAAGAGAGGAAATAGACGAACTGGAGAAAGAAGTAGTAAACTCCAATAAAGCTGGAATTGAAGAAGAAATGGGTGATTTATTTTTTTCAGTAGTAAATTTGTCCCGCTTTTGCAAAGTTCATCCCGAATTATCGCTAACCCAATCTACAAATAAATTTATTAAAAGATTCGAGTATATAGAGAAAAAAGCAGCAGAACTTGGAAAAGATTTAAATGATATGACCCTTTCAGAAATGGATGAGTTGTGGAATGAGGCTAAAATGAATAAATGTGAGTAA